The genomic stretch ATCTCGCTTTCAAAGGAGATTCTCCTCTTTTCGGCTTCAACACTCAGGGCGGTGGCACAGTAGGAAAGACTCATCCCCAGGGCCTCGGTAACACAGGCCATTGTGTTTGCAGTATACATCCCCTGGCACGAACCGGCACCGGGACAGGCACACATCTCAAGTGTCTGAAGCTCACTGTCACTGATAAGCCCCTTGTTGTATTTCCCGACTGCCTCAAAGGTATCATTCACGAGAGAGAGTCTCCTGCCCTCAAGGTAACCTGAATGCATTGGTCCGGCTGTGACGATGATGGATGGTATATTAATCCTTCCCGCAGCCATGAGCATTCCCGGCGTGATCTTGTCACAGTTTGTAAGCAGTACAAGGCCGTCAAACCGGTGTGCCTCAGCAACTGTCTCGACCATATCCGCAATCAGTTCCCTTGATGGCAGGGAGTAATGCATCCCGCTGTGTCCCATGGCTATTCCGTCGCAAATGCCGGGCACACCAAAGAAAAACGGATATCCACCTCCGGTGTGGATTCCCTTTTCAATGAACCTCTCCAGATCCCTCATCCCGATATGCCCGGGGATAATGTCCGTAAAGCTTGTAGCCACCCCGATGAATGGTTTGTTCATTTCAGACCTGGGAATTCCTGTTGCATAAAGCAGCGCCCTGTGTGGTACACGTTCAAGTCCCTTCTTTATCTGGTCGCTTCTCAATTTATCAACCTCCTTGACTCAGAGTTTAAAAACCGGACAAAACCATAACAATGGATGGCTTCCGTACTACAGGCAATCCCGAATCAGTTCATTGAAGCACCCTTCTTGTAATCCCTGATAAATGCAGCCATACGGTCCTTCCTGATAAGCTTCTGTTTCTTTATCCTTTTGATCTCAATCTCTTCCTCAGGGGTGAGAAAACCCTTGCCGTCAAACTCGGCAAGCCTCACTTCGAGATCCTGATGTTCCTCTTCAAGCTGTTTAAAAGAGGGATTTTCATTCCGTAACACCTCGATGATTTCCTGTTCCTTCATGGCTCCTCCTTTCATTTTAAGGATTTAATTTTACGGCCTGAATTGAGCGATTCCTTTACAATGCACCTTGCCGAAAGCCCCGACCTCTGGTCGGAGAGCCTGACTTAAAAAAGGGATTGGTACGCTAAGCTGCTCATACAATCGTTCAATCGAGGTCTTATTCATTTTCTGCAAAAATCGTCCCGGATAGTTTATGAGAATTCTCAATACAGTCGTTTACACTTATGCCCCTGTAGGCATTTCCGGTGATGTAAAGGCCGGGATATCCTGAAATCCTGTCCTGGATCCTCTGAAGCAGGTCTCCATGACCCACATTATACTGGGGTATGGCCCTTCCGTGTCTATAAACCCTGTAAAACTCAGGATCTTCATCGATCCCCATGATCTCCCTGAGTTCCTCAAGCACGATCTCCACCAGTCTTTCATTGTCCTGCATTGCAAGGTCCGAGGCCCTAACACCCCCGATCATGCTTCTTAGAAGGACCGATCCCTCGGGGGCCCTGTTCGGGAAAATACTCGAGTCCCACAGGGTACCGAGAATCCTCCTGTGTTCCCTGTAGGGGACAAGAAACCCGAATCCATTGAGGTTATTCCGAACATCCTCCCTCCTGAACCCCAGGCAGACTACCGAAACAGCGGGATAGGGGATCTCCTTCAGTAATCCGGATAAATCCTTGTCAAAACCCGCTGTTATATCAGCGGAAGCGTAGGCGGGACAGGCAAGGACAACCCTCCCGGATTCATGGGACTCACCGTTGTCCGTATATACGGAGTAGATTTCCCCTTTTTTCTCAATCCCGGTGATTCGTCTCTCCGTTATCAGTCTATCTCCAAGATACCCCTTCAGTGCATCTATTATGGTCTCCATTCCATCATAAAATGACGTCAGGGTTCCTCCCGGCTCAGGGCCGACCTTTTTGCCGGTCTTCTTGGCCTCCTTCTGCAACCTGATAAGTGCCCTTATCAGACTTCCATACTTCTTTTCAAGCTCATAAATCCTTGGGAAGCAGCTCTTGAGGCTCAGTTTTTCAGGGTCGCCGGCATATATCCCTGATGCCATCGGATCAATCAATTTTTCATAAGCCTCCCTCCCGAGCCTTCTCGTTGCGAAAACAGCAAGACTCTCGTCATTTGTGCCCTTCGGGGCGACGATCTCATAAAATATCCTTGTCTTACCGCAAAACGAGAGAAGATCGGAAAAGAGAAAGCTCAGAGGAGATCCAGGGATCATCTTCAGCTTTCCGTTGGAATATACAAACCTGTTACCCGCGTTATCATTGCTCCTCAGTGGAGAAAGGGAGAGTTTTGAGGCAAGCCCGAGAGTCATCGGTTTGTTGTCGAGAAACCCGTTCACACCGGATTCACAGAGAAAGCCGCCGGCCCTGTCAGACCAGATCTTTCCCCCGGGACGGTCCTTGGCCTCAAGGATTTTCAAGTCTAAGGATGGATTTTTTTCTAAAAGGAAGTATGCCAGAGAGAGGCCAGAGATCCCACCACCGACTATGGTGACGCTCATCCAAGAACCTCAAGTATATGGAGTGAGAACCTGTGCATTTTATAGTTTAATTATAGCAATTTTAAAAAAATATTGCCACTGTCCGGTTCTCATAAACTCCTCAGATAGAGTTTCAGGATCTCCTCTCCGAAGAGTATCGTGATTGCCGACCCAAGGGCCAGGAACGGACCGAAGGGGATTTTGCTCTTCCTGCCCCTGCCCTTTATGACCATCAATGCCACCCCGATCAGTGCACCGGTCAGGCTGCCTATAAATGTCGTTAAAAACACCCCCTTCCATCCTGTAAGGGCCCCCACCATGGCCATCATCTTTATATCTCCCCCCCCCATTCCACCCCTGCTCAATGCGGCAATTGCATAAAAAAGCCCGAATCCGAGAAACAGCCCTGCAATCGACTGAACGGGACCAAGCTGCAGTGACCTGTTGAAGGGATCGGAGAGGAGGAAAACACCCAGTATCGGCGCGATCACGGAACCGGGGATTGTAATGGAGTCGGGGATAATCTGGAAATCCAGATCAATAAAGGTAATCACGATAAGGGCTGAAAAATATATCATGAAAACAAGGCCTTCAAGGGTCGGGCCATACCTCCACATGACAACGAGATAGGCAAGACCGTTGAGGAGTTCAACCGCAGGATAGCGCAGGGAGATCCTTGCACCGCACCCCCTGCAACGTCCACCGAGGAGGAGGTAGCTCAACAGGGGGATATTGTCCCAGGGCTTGATCTTTATCCTGCAGGACGGACATGACGATGCCGGACTCACTATTGAGATATCCCTGGGGATACGATAGATACAGACATTCAGAAATGATCCTACTGCAAGGCCGAAAACAAAGGCAACCACAAAGGTCATATTCCTCTCAATCCTCCACCTTGCTCAGTTCTCCGGCCTTCGACTTAAGTGCGTTCATCTCCTCCTCAAGTGTTTCGATCTCCTTCAGGAGCCGCTTTATCCCGGCATCGGAAAAGAGATCGTAATCAGAGGTATCCCTGAGTTCGATAACCCTCTCACCGATACCCTTTGCAAGCTCACCCTTCTTCCTCTTGAGTTCTTCGATATCACTGAGGATTTTTATAAGGGCAAACTCAACATGCAGACGCTCACTGATTAATAAAGAAAACCACTTTACCCTCTCAAGTCCGGATTTAAACCAACCTTTAATCTTGATCAAGTTCATAAAACCTCCGCATCCTCCCATCCCCTCTGTAGAGGCTTGTCATCCCGAAGCAGTTGCGGAATCCCTCTGCAGCTGTCAACCTGTTGAACCGCTTAGTTCTGAAACAGGTTCGTAAAGTGACAAGAACAGCCGACATATCGGACTATCGGATAAGCCTGCACGTCAAAGGGGGTACATGGATAACAGGATATATTTTACATCTTATTTAATCCAAAATACCTCTTTATTTTCAATCTTGAATGAAAATATTAGGTTCATTCGCAAAAAAGTTAAAAACACTTGATCAATCCGTCATCCCGCTCCTTATAACACACTTACAGCCGGATCCGGGGATTTATTTCCTAA from bacterium BMS3Abin08 encodes the following:
- the comC gene encoding type 4 prepilin-like proteins leader peptide-processing enzyme, which encodes MTFVVAFVFGLAVGSFLNVCIYRIPRDISIVSPASSCPSCRIKIKPWDNIPLLSYLLLGGRCRGCGARISLRYPAVELLNGLAYLVVMWRYGPTLEGLVFMIYFSALIVITFIDLDFQIIPDSITIPGSVIAPILGVFLLSDPFNRSLQLGPVQSIAGLFLGFGLFYAIAALSRGGMGGGDIKMMAMVGALTGWKGVFLTTFIGSLTGALIGVALMVIKGRGRKSKIPFGPFLALGSAITILFGEEILKLYLRSL
- the hemY gene encoding protoporphyrinogen oxidase, with the translated sequence MSVTIVGGGISGLSLAYFLLEKNPSLDLKILEAKDRPGGKIWSDRAGGFLCESGVNGFLDNKPMTLGLASKLSLSPLRSNDNAGNRFVYSNGKLKMIPGSPLSFLFSDLLSFCGKTRIFYEIVAPKGTNDESLAVFATRRLGREAYEKLIDPMASGIYAGDPEKLSLKSCFPRIYELEKKYGSLIRALIRLQKEAKKTGKKVGPEPGGTLTSFYDGMETIIDALKGYLGDRLITERRITGIEKKGEIYSVYTDNGESHESGRVVLACPAYASADITAGFDKDLSGLLKEIPYPAVSVVCLGFRREDVRNNLNGFGFLVPYREHRRILGTLWDSSIFPNRAPEGSVLLRSMIGGVRASDLAMQDNERLVEIVLEELREIMGIDEDPEFYRVYRHGRAIPQYNVGHGDLLQRIQDRISGYPGLYITGNAYRGISVNDCIENSHKLSGTIFAENE